The following coding sequences are from one Musa acuminata AAA Group cultivar baxijiao chromosome BXJ2-4, Cavendish_Baxijiao_AAA, whole genome shotgun sequence window:
- the LOC135584706 gene encoding uncharacterized protein LOC135584706 isoform X2: MARLIFARTVAGASPSLTTAARLFSFRLLSGRPEKVELFEQEIQAEDPYSEIEVLGMRRLEEAIHAIIVRRSAPDWLPFIPGSSYWVPPRRRPHGVIDLVHRLTYPMTEDEIMSFTTDRGWPSSSYFVEGTPLQPVKKSKGRTKVHSDDEER, encoded by the exons ATGGCTCGATTGATCTTTGCCAGGACCGTAGCCGGAGCCTCGCCCAGCCTCACAACTGCCGCCCGCCTTTTCAGCTTCCGTCTCCTCTCCGGCCGTCCTGAGAAGGTAGAGCTCTTCGAGCAGGAGATCCAGGCAGAGGATCCCTACTCGGAGATCGAGGTCCTCGGGATGCGACGCCTCGAGGAAGCCATACACGCCATCATAGTTCGCAGATCCGCTCCCGATTGGCTGCCCTTCATCCCTGGCTCCTCCTACTGGGTTCCGCCGCGCAGGCGCCCTCATGGTGTCATCGATCTCGTCCACAGGCTCACCTATCCGATGACAGAGGACGAGATCATGTCGTTCACCACGGATCGTGGCTGGCCTTCCTCCTCCTATTTTGTGGAAG GTACACCTCTGCAACCAGTGAAGAAGAGCAAAGGGAGGACCAAGGTGCACTCTGATGATGAAGAACGCTAA
- the LOC135610791 gene encoding putative clathrin assembly protein At5g57200 produces the protein MGTWRKAYGALKDSTMVGLAKVNSEFKELDVAIVKATNHVECPPKERHVRRIFVATAATRPRADVTYCIYALGRRLSKTRNWTVAVKTLIVIHRTLREGDPTFQEELLSCSHRGSILQISNFKDDLGSLAWDCSAWVRTYALYLEERLKCFRILKYDIETERQMKSPQESAKWHSRTRSLCCPDLLEQLPALQQLMFRLIGCQPEGAAFGNFLIQYALALVLKESFKIYCAINDGIINLMDMFFEMPKCDAIKALEIYKRAGRQAEALSEFYEVCKHLELARRFRFPTLRQSPASFLATMEEYIKEAPGIGSVSSKNLEYEDSNPPSYNQDEAPSPENKKPDEEEEEQPPAGEQPPESEPVTEVESQPATTGDLLGLNEINPAAAELEENNALALAIISPGDNTNPSTTGDLLGTDSSGWELALVTAPSSNTSHLVESKLAGGFDMLLLDSLYEDSARRQQMASADSGGLDANPFDPFAMSNSIAPPPSVQMALMAQQQQQYYQQQLQQQYCSPQQQQQFYQPQYPSPQQMGSANPFGDLFVGFSPGATPQGNQYLH, from the exons ATGGGGACATGGCGGAAGGCCTATGGAGCTCTCAAGGATTCCACCATGGTCGGCCTCGCCAAGGTCAACAGCGAATTCAAG GAATTGGACGTTGCGATAGTGAAGGCGACGAACCATGTGGAATGCCCACCGAAGGAACGGCATGTGAGAA GGATATTTGTTGCTACAGCTGCAACTCGGCCACGAGCAGACGTAACTTACTGCATATATGCGCTTGGCAGAAGATTGTCCAAGACACGTAATTGGACG GTTGCTGTAAAAACATTAATAGTTATCCACAGAACATTGAGAGAGGGTGATCCTACATTCCAAGAGGAGCTGTTGAGTTGCTCTCACCGAGGAAGTATTCTACAGATATCGAACTTCAAGGATGATTTGGGTTCTCTAG CTTGGGACTGTTCTGCCTGGGTAAGAACATATGCACTCTACCTAGAGGAGCGGCTCAAGTGCTTTAGGATCTTAAAATATGATATTGAAACAGAACGTCAGATGAAGTCTCCACAGGAGTCTGCCAAG TGGCATAGTCGAACCAGAAGTTTATGCTGTCCGGATCTGCTCGAACAGTTGCCCGCTTTGCAACAGCTTATGTTCCGACTTATTGGTTGCCAG CCGGAAGGAGCAGCATTTGGAAACTTTCTTATTCAATATGCTCTGGCTCTG GTTTTGAAAGAGAGCTTCAAAATCTATTGTGCAATCAATGATGGGATCATCAATCTCATGGACATG TTCTTTGAGATGCCAAAATGTGATGCCATCAAGGCCCTTGAAATCTACAAAAGAGCCGGACGACAG GCAGAAGCTCTTTCTGAGTTTTATGAAGTTTGCAAACATTTGGAACTTGCCAGGAGATTTCGCTTCCCAACCCTGAGACAG TCACCTGCTTCGTTTCTTGCAACAATGGAAGAATACATCAAAGAAGCACCTGGGATTGGTTCTGTTTCAAGTAAGAATCTG gaatatgaagatagtaacccACCATCATACAATCAAGATGAAGCCCCTTCTCCGGAGAATAAAAAACcagatgaggaagaggaggaacagCCACCTGCAGGGGAACAACCACCAGAATCTGAACCTGTCACAGAGGTTGAATCTCAGCCTGCTACTACAGGAGACTTATTG ggtttgaatgaaataaatcctgCTGCTGCGGAACTTGAGGAAAACAATGCATTGGCTCTAGCCATCATTTCACCAG GGGATAATACAAATCCTTCAACAACTGGTGACTTGCTTGGAACCGATTCTTCTGGTTGGGAATTAGCATTGGTAACTGCTCCCAGCAGCAACACCAGCCACTTGGTTGAAAGCAAACTG GCTGGTGGATTTGACATGCTCTTGCTCGACAGCCTCTACGAAGACTCTGCCAGGAGACAACAAATGGCTTCGGCTGACAGCGGCGGGCTGGACGCCAATCCTTTCGATCCCTTCGCCATGTCGAACAGCATCGCGCCTCCACCAAGCGTGCAGATGGCTCTGATggcacaacagcagcagcaatatTACCAGCAGCAGCTGCAGCAACAGTACTGCTCaccacaacagcagcagcagtttTATCAACCTCAATACCCTTCGCCGCAGCAGATGGGCTCTGCCAATCCCTTCGGCGACCTGTTCGTTGGCTTTTCACCGGGCGCAACCCCACAAGGCAATCAATATCTACACTGA